A DNA window from Gammaproteobacteria bacterium contains the following coding sequences:
- a CDS encoding bifunctional aldolase/short-chain dehydrogenase, whose amino-acid sequence MKSLWSDQEAAGYGGELGLRVYTSRLLGRDKSLVLHGGGNTSVKITETNRFGDEEDILYVKGSGWDLETIEASGFVPVRLNHLLRLAGLERLSDPEMVNELKSNMTLASAPTPSVEAILHAALPHKYVDHTHADALVTLSNNPDGLAHVQACYGDSVVIIPYIMPGFDLARACAERFPAERGPQTVGMVLMNHGIFSFGDTARESYERMIELVDRAEQYLARRGAWAVSLPAATAPAAPLRNDLARFRRELSEAAGKPLIVALQDDEKSRAFAQRADVNAISQQGPATPDHIIRTKRVPQVGRDVAAYVKAYREYFDLHAPKAREPKTMLDPAPRVVLDPDWGLLAVGRSVKEANIVRDIYDHTIDVILRAEQLGGYRALSQQDLFDMEYWDLEQAKLRKGGSPPPFTGEVTLVTGAASGIGKACVKAFLAQGAAVIGVDLNPSVAEVGKVPAYMGIAADISDENALQHALETGVRAFGGLDMLVLNAGVFPGGCRIDALSAGEWRRVMAVNLDANLNLMREAQPLLKHAPRKGRVVVMGSKNVPAPGPGAAAYSASKAALTQLARIAALEWGGDGIRVNTLHPDAVFDTGIWTDEVLQARAAHYGMSVDDYKRKNVLNTELSSHDVARLAVALCGPAFAKTTGAQIPVDGGNERVI is encoded by the coding sequence ATGAAAAGTCTTTGGAGCGATCAAGAAGCAGCCGGCTACGGAGGCGAGCTGGGTTTGCGGGTGTATACCTCGCGCCTGTTGGGGCGGGACAAGTCCCTGGTGTTGCACGGTGGGGGGAACACATCGGTCAAGATCACGGAGACCAACCGCTTTGGCGACGAGGAGGATATTCTTTACGTTAAGGGCTCCGGCTGGGATTTGGAGACGATCGAGGCATCCGGTTTCGTGCCGGTGCGCCTGAATCATTTGTTGCGTTTGGCGGGTTTGGAACGCTTGTCCGATCCGGAGATGGTCAACGAATTGAAATCAAATATGACGCTGGCCTCCGCCCCCACGCCTTCGGTGGAAGCGATTTTGCACGCGGCACTGCCACATAAATATGTGGACCACACCCATGCCGATGCGCTGGTCACTCTCAGCAATAACCCCGACGGCCTGGCTCACGTGCAAGCCTGCTACGGCGATTCGGTGGTGATCATTCCTTACATCATGCCGGGCTTTGATTTGGCGCGCGCGTGCGCCGAGCGTTTCCCCGCCGAGCGCGGCCCGCAAACCGTGGGCATGGTGTTGATGAATCACGGCATTTTTTCCTTCGGCGATACGGCGCGGGAATCCTATGAGCGGATGATCGAACTGGTGGACCGCGCGGAGCAGTATCTGGCCCGGCGCGGGGCATGGGCGGTGTCCCTGCCAGCGGCCACGGCACCCGCAGCGCCGCTGCGCAACGATCTGGCCCGTTTTCGGCGCGAGCTGTCCGAAGCCGCCGGCAAACCCCTGATCGTCGCCTTGCAGGATGACGAGAAAAGCCGCGCCTTTGCACAACGTGCCGACGTCAACGCTATTTCACAACAAGGTCCGGCGACGCCGGATCACATCATCCGCACCAAGCGTGTGCCGCAGGTGGGACGCGATGTCGCCGCTTATGTAAAGGCGTATCGTGAGTACTTCGACCTGCATGCGCCCAAGGCCCGTGAGCCGAAAACCATGCTCGACCCGGCACCGCGCGTCGTTCTCGATCCCGACTGGGGCTTGCTGGCGGTGGGCCGCTCGGTGAAAGAGGCAAACATCGTGCGCGACATTTACGACCACACCATCGACGTGATTCTGCGCGCGGAACAACTGGGCGGTTATCGTGCCCTGTCGCAGCAAGACTTGTTCGATATGGAATATTGGGATTTGGAGCAAGCCAAGCTGCGTAAGGGAGGCAGTCCCCCCCCCTTTACCGGCGAAGTAACGCTGGTCACGGGCGCGGCATCGGGCATCGGCAAAGCTTGTGTCAAAGCTTTTTTGGCGCAAGGGGCGGCGGTGATCGGGGTGGACCTCAACCCGTCGGTGGCGGAAGTCGGCAAGGTGCCCGCCTACATGGGTATTGCTGCCGATATCAGCGATGAAAACGCGCTGCAACACGCTCTGGAAACGGGCGTGCGTGCCTTCGGCGGCCTGGACATGCTGGTGCTCAATGCCGGCGTGTTCCCCGGCGGCTGTCGTATCGATGCCTTGTCTGCGGGGGAATGGCGGCGGGTGATGGCAGTAAACCTGGACGCCAATTTGAATTTGATGCGCGAAGCACAACCCTTGCTGAAACACGCGCCGCGCAAGGGCCGGGTGGTGGTGATGGGTTCGAAAAACGTGCCGGCCCCCGGCCCCGGTGCGGCGGCTTACTCTGCCTCCAAGGCCGCCCTCACCCAACTGGCGCGCATCGCCGCCTTGGAATGGGGTGGCGACGGCATACGCGTTAATACCCTGCATCCTGACGCGGTGTTTGATACGGGCATTTGGACTGACGAGGTATTGCAGGCGCGCGCCGCTCATTACGGGATGAGCGTGGATGACTACAAGCGGAAAAACGTGCTGAACACCGAACTCAGCAGTCACGATGTCGCGCGCTTGGCTGTGGCTTTGTGTGGTCCGGCTTTTGCGAAAACGACGGGCGCCCAAATTCCTGTTGATGGAGGAAATGAGCGGGTTATTTGA
- a CDS encoding chemotaxis protein CheX, with product MKAEFINPVLESTLDVLTTMAHLEATPGEPKLKESDRAHGDVTGIIGMTGTQARGSLAVTFPAPVILEITKRMMHMEVNEVSDLVTDLVGEIANMVLGGAKRRLEDQGYDFDLALPAVVSGTNHTISHKTDGPKILLPFASEPGEFFVEICFEE from the coding sequence GTGAAAGCCGAATTCATCAATCCTGTATTGGAGTCCACGCTGGATGTGTTGACCACTATGGCGCACCTGGAGGCGACGCCCGGGGAGCCGAAACTCAAAGAAAGTGACCGGGCCCACGGTGACGTGACCGGTATTATCGGCATGACCGGCACGCAGGCGCGCGGTTCTTTGGCGGTCACCTTTCCTGCGCCGGTGATTTTGGAGATCACCAAGCGCATGATGCACATGGAAGTCAACGAAGTGTCGGATTTGGTGACAGATCTGGTGGGCGAGATCGCCAATATGGTGCTCGGTGGTGCCAAACGGCGACTCGAAGATCAAGGTTACGACTTTGATCTGGCCTTGCCGGCGGTGGTTTCCGGCACCAACCACACGATCAGCCATAAAACCGATGGCCCTAAGATTTTGCTGCCCTTCGCCAGCGAGCCCGGTGAGTTTTTCGTGGAAATTTGTTTCGAAGAATAG
- a CDS encoding DUF488 domain-containing protein, which produces MRQGGYQTAMPTLFTVGHGSRALDDFLDVLDLNGIAVVVDVRSHPGSRRHPHYSRVELSASLQRADIDYLWLGKTLGGFRQCVADSPHVALGNAVFRAFASHMTSAAFGRAMAQVIERARLAPLALMCAERLPQRCHRLLIADYLTALGCKVRHLLDDDRPVTHSLTPSARLIDGVLCYDGGGGEQLDLIF; this is translated from the coding sequence ATCAAACCGCCATGCCAACGCTGTTTACCGTGGGTCACGGCAGCCGGGCCCTGGATGATTTTCTCGACGTGCTGGATCTCAACGGCATCGCCGTGGTGGTGGACGTGCGCAGCCATCCCGGTTCCCGCCGTCATCCCCACTATTCCCGCGTCGAACTCAGCGCCAGCCTGCAACGGGCGGACATCGATTACCTGTGGCTGGGCAAGACCTTGGGCGGTTTCCGCCAGTGCGTCGCTGACTCGCCCCATGTGGCCCTGGGTAACGCGGTGTTTCGCGCTTTTGCCAGCCATATGACGAGTGCAGCATTCGGTCGTGCAATGGCCCAGGTGATTGAACGGGCGCGCTTGGCGCCTCTCGCTCTGATGTGCGCCGAGCGCCTCCCGCAACGCTGTCATCGCCTGCTGATTGCCGATTATTTGACGGCCCTGGGCTGCAAAGTCCGTCATTTGCTTGACGATGACCGCCCCGTCACCCACAGTCTGACCCCCTCCGCCCGTCTGATAGACGGTGTTTTGTGCTACGACGGGGGCGGGGGCGAACAACTGGATTTGATTTTCTAA